Proteins co-encoded in one Diaminobutyricimonas sp. LJ205 genomic window:
- a CDS encoding endonuclease/exonuclease/phosphatase family protein, giving the protein MSTKHRVTTALTATAVGVLAAATLGAGAAVAAPPAGAGTTDLRVATYNLSLNRYVEGQLVTDLSTTTNAQAKTVAEIIQRTNPDIVLLNEFDFVEGGVAADLFRENYLELSQGGADPVVYPYAYVAPSNTGVASGFDLNNDGATVTTPGAPGYGDDAFGFGAFEGQYGMAVLSKYPILTDEVRTFQNFLWKDMPGALLPDAPNTAAPADWYSAEELDVVRLSSKSHWDVPIDVNGRTVHALVSHPTPPTFDGAEDRNGKRNHDEIRFWADYVTPGKASRYVYDDAGATGGLKPGESFVILGDQNADPLDGDSVDQAIDQLLDHPRITDPLPASDGAVEASALQGGANLAHRADPAFDTADFNDNPAPGNLRADYVLPSKDLSVRDAGVFWPVQADPLSALTGEFPFPSSDHRLVWVDVKVRG; this is encoded by the coding sequence ATGTCCACGAAACACCGCGTCACCACCGCACTGACCGCCACTGCGGTCGGTGTGCTCGCCGCCGCGACCCTCGGTGCGGGTGCCGCCGTCGCGGCCCCGCCCGCGGGCGCCGGCACCACCGACCTGCGGGTCGCGACCTACAACCTGTCGCTCAACCGCTACGTCGAGGGACAGCTCGTCACCGACCTGAGCACCACCACGAATGCCCAGGCGAAGACGGTCGCCGAGATCATCCAGCGGACGAACCCCGACATCGTGCTGCTGAACGAGTTCGACTTCGTCGAGGGTGGCGTCGCTGCCGACCTGTTCCGCGAGAACTACCTCGAGCTGTCTCAGGGCGGCGCCGACCCGGTCGTGTATCCCTACGCCTACGTGGCGCCGTCGAACACCGGCGTCGCGAGCGGCTTCGACCTCAACAACGACGGCGCGACGGTCACCACGCCGGGCGCTCCCGGATACGGCGACGACGCCTTCGGCTTCGGCGCGTTCGAGGGACAGTACGGCATGGCCGTGCTCTCGAAGTACCCGATCCTGACCGATGAGGTCCGCACGTTCCAGAACTTCCTCTGGAAGGACATGCCCGGTGCGCTGCTTCCGGATGCCCCGAACACAGCGGCGCCAGCCGACTGGTACTCGGCCGAGGAGCTCGACGTGGTCCGCCTCTCGAGCAAGTCGCACTGGGACGTGCCGATCGACGTGAACGGGCGCACCGTGCATGCGCTCGTCTCCCACCCGACACCGCCCACGTTCGACGGCGCCGAAGACCGCAACGGCAAGCGCAATCACGATGAGATCCGGTTCTGGGCCGACTACGTCACGCCTGGCAAGGCCTCGCGCTACGTCTATGACGATGCGGGCGCCACTGGCGGCCTCAAGCCGGGCGAGTCGTTCGTGATCCTGGGCGACCAGAATGCCGACCCGCTCGACGGCGACTCGGTAGACCAGGCGATCGACCAGCTGCTCGACCACCCGCGCATCACCGACCCGCTGCCGGCCTCCGACGGAGCGGTCGAGGCATCCGCGCTGCAGGGCGGCGCGAACCTCGCGCACCGGGCCGACCCGGCGTTTGACACGGCCGACTTCAATGACAACCCGGCCCCCGGCAACCTGCGCGCCGACTACGTACTGCCGTCGAAGGACCTCAGCGTGCGCGACGCCGGCGTGTTCTGGCCGGTGCAGGCGGACCCGCTCTCGGCGCTCACGGGCGAGTTCCCGTTCCCGTCGAGCGACCACCGGCTGGTGTGGGTTGACGTGAAGGTGCGCGGCTGA
- a CDS encoding ABC transporter ATP-binding protein yields the protein MATVTFDKATRLYPGSTRPAVDAIELDIEDGEFLVLVGPSGCGKSTTLRMLAGLEEVNDGNIFIGDRNVTDIPPKDRDIAMVFQNYALYPHMTVAENMGFALKIAGVGKEERATRVLEAAKLLDLEPYLDRKPKALSGGQRQRVAMGRAIVRQPQVFLMDEPLSNLDAKLRVQTRTQIASLQRRLGVTTVYVTHDQTEALTMGDRIAVLKDGVLQQVGTPRDLYEKPENVFVAGFIGSPAMNLFHADVVDGGLQFGTAVAPVERDTFASVTGKSVTIGVRPEDVIVRQDGEGLPVEVDVVEELGADGYLYGHTEVDGQRVDIVARVDGRNHPNAGERVFITPEPKHIHAFDLETGERLNRAVVAA from the coding sequence ATGGCAACTGTCACGTTCGACAAGGCAACCCGGCTCTACCCGGGATCCACTCGCCCCGCAGTCGACGCAATCGAACTCGACATCGAGGACGGCGAATTCCTCGTTCTCGTCGGCCCGTCGGGCTGCGGCAAGTCGACCACCCTGCGCATGCTCGCCGGCCTCGAAGAGGTCAACGACGGCAACATCTTCATCGGCGACCGCAACGTCACCGACATCCCGCCGAAGGACCGCGACATTGCGATGGTTTTCCAGAACTACGCGCTGTACCCGCACATGACCGTCGCCGAGAACATGGGCTTCGCGCTCAAGATCGCCGGCGTCGGCAAGGAAGAGCGCGCCACCCGCGTGCTCGAGGCGGCGAAGCTGCTCGACCTGGAGCCGTACCTCGACCGCAAGCCGAAGGCCCTCTCCGGTGGTCAGCGTCAGCGTGTCGCGATGGGCCGCGCGATCGTCCGCCAGCCGCAGGTGTTCCTCATGGATGAGCCGCTGTCGAACCTGGATGCGAAGCTGCGCGTGCAGACTCGCACCCAGATCGCGAGCCTGCAGCGCCGGCTCGGCGTCACCACCGTGTACGTCACCCACGACCAGACCGAGGCGCTCACCATGGGCGACCGGATCGCGGTCCTCAAGGACGGCGTGCTGCAGCAGGTGGGCACCCCGCGCGACCTGTACGAGAAGCCCGAGAACGTCTTCGTTGCCGGCTTCATCGGCTCCCCCGCGATGAACCTGTTCCACGCCGACGTGGTCGATGGCGGGCTGCAGTTCGGCACCGCGGTCGCTCCGGTCGAGCGGGACACCTTCGCGAGTGTGACCGGCAAGAGCGTCACCATCGGCGTGCGCCCCGAGGACGTCATCGTCAGGCAGGACGGCGAGGGCCTTCCGGTTGAGGTGGATGTCGTCGAGGAACTCGGCGCCGACGGCTACCTCTACGGCCACACCGAGGTCGACGGCCAGCGCGTCGACATCGTCGCCCGGGTCGACGGCCGCAACCACCCGAACGCCGGTGAGAGGGTCTTCATCACCCCCGAGCCGAAGCACATCCACGCATTCGACCTCGAGACGGGCGAGCGGCTCAACCGGGCCGTCGTCGCAGCCTAG
- a CDS encoding HtaA domain-containing protein, with amino-acid sequence MIRTAIAVAALATLGANPVAQAGCTIEDASLDWGFKESFRAYISGSIANGEWTVADGATYTTPLFSWSGGSGALPDGSGEVSFGGSVQFTGHDGILDTTVANPTVRIVDSESAMLLLDVSGTTQQGERVDASQVEFAELELPEATVAAGRTTFVDVPAVLTTSGAEAFGTYEAGTELDPLTLSYVAPADCELAAPGLPAWALWAMGGAAVVGVGVGVVLTRRARRSAD; translated from the coding sequence GTGATCCGCACCGCAATCGCCGTCGCGGCGCTGGCGACCCTCGGAGCGAACCCGGTCGCCCAGGCCGGCTGCACGATTGAGGACGCGAGCCTCGACTGGGGATTCAAGGAGTCGTTCCGCGCGTACATCAGCGGCAGCATCGCGAACGGTGAGTGGACCGTCGCGGATGGCGCCACTTATACGACTCCGCTGTTCAGTTGGAGCGGCGGCAGCGGTGCGCTGCCTGACGGTTCCGGCGAGGTGTCGTTCGGCGGCTCAGTACAGTTCACCGGGCATGACGGCATCCTCGACACCACCGTTGCGAACCCGACCGTGCGCATCGTGGACAGCGAGTCGGCAATGCTGCTGCTGGATGTCTCCGGCACCACCCAGCAGGGAGAGCGGGTGGATGCCTCGCAGGTCGAGTTCGCCGAACTGGAATTGCCGGAGGCGACCGTCGCGGCAGGTCGGACGACGTTCGTGGATGTGCCAGCGGTGCTCACGACATCCGGTGCCGAGGCGTTCGGCACGTACGAGGCGGGAACCGAGCTCGACCCGCTCACCCTCAGCTACGTAGCCCCCGCCGATTGTGAACTCGCCGCCCCCGGGCTGCCTGCCTGGGCGCTGTGGGCGATGGGCGGAGCCGCGGTCGTCGGTGTCGGCGTCGGAGTGGTGCTGACCAGACGCGCTCGCCGCAGCGCCGACTGA
- a CDS encoding DUF4032 domain-containing protein codes for MTASLSITSAVTDPALLDLPWNLPLDVWPEDTIAALPKGISRHLVRFVHFGGHVIAIKETTAEMAGREYELLRTLQKIDIPCVVPLAVITNRTDDAGNPLDSVLVTRHLKFSLPYRALYSQTLRPDTAARLVDALAVLLVRLHIVGFFWGDVSLSNTLFRRDAGAFAAYLVDAETGKLYDRLSNGQRENDLEIARVNIAGELLDLQAGGRLDLELDAIEISSGIVQKYRDLWQELTGSEQFDASERWRIAQRVERLNDLGFDIEELAIKTDETGSKVRIQPKVVDAGHHSRRLLRLTGLDAQENQARRLLNDLDAYVATQGKKLDEEQAAHDWATSVFEPVIRAIPRDLKGKLEPAELFHQLLDHRWFMSQNEGRDVPLAEALSSYIDEVLRHRRDEATVIAPATGAITLPIPVQGDWRDRV; via the coding sequence ATGACGGCATCCCTTTCCATCACCTCCGCGGTCACCGACCCGGCGCTGCTCGACCTCCCGTGGAACCTTCCGCTGGACGTCTGGCCCGAAGACACCATCGCCGCCCTGCCGAAGGGAATCTCCCGGCACCTGGTGCGCTTCGTGCACTTCGGCGGCCACGTGATCGCGATCAAGGAGACGACCGCCGAGATGGCCGGTCGCGAGTACGAGCTGCTGCGCACGCTGCAGAAGATCGACATCCCCTGCGTGGTTCCGCTCGCGGTGATCACCAACCGCACCGATGACGCGGGCAACCCGCTCGACTCGGTGCTGGTCACTCGCCACCTGAAGTTCTCACTGCCCTACCGGGCGCTGTACTCGCAGACCCTGCGGCCAGACACCGCCGCCCGCCTGGTCGACGCGCTCGCGGTGCTGCTCGTGCGCCTGCACATCGTCGGCTTCTTCTGGGGCGACGTGTCGCTGTCGAACACCCTGTTCCGGCGCGACGCCGGCGCCTTTGCCGCCTACCTCGTCGACGCAGAGACCGGCAAGCTCTACGACCGGCTCTCGAATGGGCAGCGCGAGAACGACCTCGAGATCGCACGCGTCAACATCGCCGGCGAACTGCTCGACCTGCAGGCCGGCGGCCGGCTCGACCTGGAGCTCGACGCCATCGAGATCAGCAGCGGCATCGTGCAGAAGTACCGCGATCTCTGGCAGGAGCTGACCGGCTCCGAGCAGTTCGACGCGTCGGAACGCTGGCGGATCGCGCAGCGCGTGGAGCGGCTCAACGACCTGGGCTTCGACATCGAAGAACTCGCGATCAAGACCGACGAGACCGGCTCGAAGGTGCGCATCCAGCCCAAGGTGGTCGACGCCGGCCACCACTCCCGCCGGCTGCTGCGGCTCACCGGTTTGGATGCCCAGGAGAACCAGGCCCGCCGCCTGCTGAACGACCTGGATGCCTACGTCGCCACGCAGGGCAAGAAGCTGGACGAGGAACAGGCCGCGCATGACTGGGCCACGAGTGTGTTCGAACCGGTCATCCGCGCCATTCCCCGCGATCTCAAGGGCAAGCTGGAGCCGGCGGAGCTGTTCCACCAGCTGCTCGACCACCGCTGGTTCATGTCGCAGAACGAGGGCCGCGATGTGCCGCTGGCCGAGGCGCTGTCCAGCTACATCGACGAGGTGCTCCGGCATCGCCGCGACGAGGCGACCGTGATCGCCCCGGCAACCGGGGCGATCACCCTGCCGATCCCAGTGCAGGGCGACTGGCGCGACCGGGTCTAG
- a CDS encoding LytR C-terminal domain-containing protein → MPTFPKDQFDDLPDDLYRVGAHRAARRKGRGWITFAWAALAVVVLTGLGLFALSRVSDSLRIELPGLPGEAQPPAATEPEPGSTAEPVTDPSTLDSSITITVLNGTTRSGLANSVGDDLEDDGWPIGSRTNTAEPDVETSTVYYSVPENEGVARGVALALGIEDVVLSDAFPGAALTVVIGADYEPDAG, encoded by the coding sequence ATGCCCACCTTCCCCAAAGACCAGTTCGACGACCTGCCCGACGACCTCTACCGAGTCGGCGCTCATCGTGCTGCACGCCGCAAGGGCCGCGGCTGGATCACGTTCGCCTGGGCGGCACTCGCCGTGGTCGTGCTCACCGGGCTCGGCCTGTTCGCGCTGTCCCGGGTCAGCGACTCGTTGCGCATCGAACTGCCCGGTCTGCCCGGCGAAGCGCAGCCGCCGGCGGCGACCGAGCCCGAACCGGGGTCCACCGCCGAGCCGGTCACCGATCCGAGCACGCTTGACTCGTCGATCACCATCACGGTGTTGAACGGCACGACCCGGAGCGGGCTCGCGAACTCCGTCGGCGACGACCTGGAGGATGACGGCTGGCCGATCGGCAGCCGCACCAACACCGCCGAACCCGACGTTGAGACGAGCACCGTCTACTACTCGGTTCCCGAGAATGAGGGCGTCGCTCGCGGCGTTGCGCTCGCGCTCGGCATCGAGGACGTGGTGCTCTCGGACGCGTTCCCAGGTGCCGCCCTCACGGTAGTGATCGGGGCCGATTACGAGCCCGATGCAGGCTGA
- a CDS encoding DUF3263 domain-containing protein: MAAGAEQADDPHALTPRDIRILEFEGQWWRHAGAKEAAIREEFNLSAARYYQVLNALIDSPAALEYDPMLVKRLHRVREARTRARAARSFTTDLQR; encoded by the coding sequence GTGGCGGCTGGGGCAGAGCAAGCGGATGATCCGCACGCACTGACGCCCCGCGACATCCGAATCCTCGAGTTCGAAGGCCAGTGGTGGCGGCATGCCGGCGCCAAGGAAGCGGCAATCCGAGAGGAATTCAACCTGTCGGCTGCCCGGTACTATCAAGTGCTGAACGCGCTGATCGATTCACCGGCGGCACTCGAGTACGACCCCATGCTTGTCAAGAGACTGCATCGGGTTCGTGAGGCCAGGACGCGTGCCCGTGCCGCGCGATCGTTCACCACCGACCTGCAGCGCTAG
- a CDS encoding nitroreductase family protein produces MTLRSAVERRRSWPKVTDAAPTHDELLPLVQAAASVADHGSLRPWRLIELRGDARERLGVALAAAAGLEGSAAEKLAAKPLRAPLLIAIVACRKPSHKVPHWEQDATAAGVGHLLSLLLDDAGWGVIWRTGGHTRSKQVRKMHHLAENEELLGWLYVGGMPEPGNVPRRGIDPEEFISAL; encoded by the coding sequence GTGACGCTTCGCTCCGCCGTCGAGCGGCGCCGCTCGTGGCCGAAGGTCACCGACGCCGCCCCCACCCACGACGAGTTGCTGCCGCTGGTTCAGGCGGCGGCATCCGTCGCCGACCACGGCTCGTTGCGACCGTGGCGGCTGATCGAGTTGCGGGGGGATGCCCGGGAACGCCTCGGGGTCGCCCTTGCCGCGGCCGCCGGGCTGGAGGGCTCCGCCGCCGAGAAGCTGGCCGCGAAACCGCTGCGCGCGCCGCTGCTGATCGCGATCGTGGCGTGCCGGAAGCCCAGCCACAAGGTGCCGCACTGGGAACAGGATGCCACCGCCGCGGGTGTCGGTCACCTGCTCAGCCTGCTGCTCGACGACGCTGGCTGGGGCGTGATCTGGCGCACCGGCGGGCACACCCGCAGCAAGCAGGTGCGCAAGATGCACCACCTGGCCGAGAACGAGGAACTGCTCGGCTGGCTCTACGTCGGCGGCATGCCGGAGCCAGGCAACGTTCCGCGCCGCGGCATCGACCCCGAAGAGTTCATCTCCGCGCTCTAA
- a CDS encoding hemin ABC transporter substrate-binding protein — protein MRKRPAFAVAAATVALAALTACTGAQGTTPDPAPTAVSTAPLADLDILDDPRSFEGPSTALLQQDDIEPITESPQQQLPTTVTSHDRSGDQPVSVTSTDRVLGLDIAGSIAATIAGLGFADSLVGRDVSTTFPAAEDLPVVTSSGHSINAEAVLSLRPTLVITDGTIGPIDVVLQLRDAGIPVVFVDREPSIAGVGELARQVGAAFGAAHTGELLAAHLLERTEQKIAEIAEIAPTDPDDQVRVLFLYLRGSAGIYYLFGAESGADVLINSLGARDIAGENGWDGMKPMTDEALIAANPDLILVMSSGLESAGGIDALLAEKPAIGLTAAGERRRFVDMDDGDILSFGPRLPDVLDALARAIYAPGQ, from the coding sequence ATGCGAAAGCGTCCCGCATTCGCGGTGGCGGCCGCCACGGTGGCACTGGCAGCACTCACCGCGTGCACCGGCGCGCAGGGCACCACCCCGGACCCGGCACCGACCGCCGTGTCGACGGCACCGCTCGCCGACCTCGACATCCTCGATGACCCGCGCTCATTCGAAGGCCCTTCGACGGCCCTCCTTCAGCAGGACGACATCGAGCCGATCACCGAGTCCCCCCAACAGCAGCTCCCCACCACGGTGACATCGCACGACCGCAGCGGCGATCAGCCCGTCAGCGTGACGAGCACCGACCGCGTGCTCGGACTCGACATCGCCGGCTCGATCGCGGCGACCATCGCCGGGCTCGGGTTCGCTGATTCGCTGGTCGGTCGGGATGTCTCGACGACCTTCCCCGCAGCGGAGGACTTGCCCGTGGTCACCTCCAGCGGGCACAGCATCAATGCGGAGGCGGTGCTGTCCCTGCGGCCCACCCTGGTGATCACCGACGGCACCATCGGGCCGATCGACGTGGTGCTGCAGCTGCGCGACGCCGGGATCCCGGTGGTCTTCGTCGACCGTGAACCGAGCATCGCCGGTGTCGGCGAGCTCGCCCGTCAGGTCGGGGCCGCCTTCGGCGCTGCCCATACCGGGGAGCTGCTCGCCGCGCACCTGCTCGAGCGCACCGAGCAGAAGATCGCCGAGATCGCCGAGATCGCGCCCACCGATCCGGACGATCAGGTGCGGGTGCTGTTCCTGTACCTGCGTGGCAGCGCGGGCATCTACTACCTGTTCGGCGCGGAATCCGGCGCGGACGTGCTGATCAATTCCCTCGGCGCCCGCGACATCGCCGGCGAGAACGGGTGGGACGGCATGAAGCCGATGACCGACGAGGCCCTGATCGCGGCCAACCCGGATTTGATTCTGGTGATGAGCAGCGGCCTCGAAAGCGCGGGCGGCATCGACGCGCTGCTGGCCGAGAAGCCGGCGATCGGCCTGACTGCCGCCGGCGAGCGTCGCCGGTTCGTCGACATGGACGACGGCGACATCCTCAGCTTCGGTCCGCGCCTGCCCGACGTGCTCGACGCGCTCGCCAGGGCCATCTACGCCCCCGGCCAATAG
- a CDS encoding thioredoxin domain-containing protein, producing MTDTGPGDDRLTTSERREVAREKAKELRLAQKKLDRRNRWLLQGGLAVVAVAIIATVTLIIVNSVRPAAPGPRNMLSDGIKIGQNFEAVQTVGLAADKSPVPSTKNTDDVIDIRLYIDYNCKFCAEFEAENNEQIAAWISEGAATVEIHPISLLDGESAATQYSTRAANAAACVANYSPNSFFDVNAALFAEQPGEGEPGLNDAALFDVIRGADVSNANAIEKCIHDQQFRPWVKDATARALNGPIPDSEVDKVRGAPTILVNGAKYNYSRPFEAQEFGQVVSQAAGSVFNKKSTETPAPVPTP from the coding sequence GTGACGGATACCGGTCCCGGCGACGATCGCCTGACCACGAGCGAGCGCCGCGAAGTGGCTCGCGAGAAGGCCAAGGAACTGCGCCTTGCGCAGAAGAAGCTGGACCGCAGGAACCGCTGGCTGCTCCAGGGCGGGCTGGCGGTCGTCGCGGTCGCGATCATCGCCACCGTCACACTGATCATCGTGAACTCGGTGCGCCCCGCAGCGCCCGGTCCGCGGAACATGCTGAGCGATGGCATCAAAATCGGCCAGAACTTTGAGGCCGTGCAGACCGTCGGCCTCGCAGCGGACAAGAGCCCGGTGCCCTCGACGAAGAACACCGACGATGTCATCGACATCCGCCTGTACATCGACTACAACTGCAAGTTCTGCGCTGAGTTCGAAGCCGAGAACAATGAGCAGATCGCCGCATGGATCTCCGAAGGCGCCGCGACTGTCGAAATCCACCCGATCTCCCTGCTCGATGGCGAGTCCGCCGCGACGCAGTACTCAACTCGTGCTGCCAACGCGGCCGCCTGCGTGGCCAATTACTCGCCGAACTCGTTCTTCGATGTGAACGCGGCACTGTTCGCCGAACAGCCCGGCGAGGGCGAGCCCGGACTGAATGACGCCGCGCTGTTCGATGTCATTCGCGGCGCCGACGTCAGCAACGCGAACGCCATTGAGAAGTGCATCCACGACCAGCAGTTCCGGCCCTGGGTCAAGGATGCGACCGCTCGTGCCCTGAATGGTCCGATCCCGGACAGCGAAGTCGACAAGGTGCGCGGCGCTCCAACGATCCTCGTGAACGGCGCCAAGTACAACTACAGCCGCCCGTTCGAGGCCCAGGAGTTTGGACAGGTCGTGTCGCAAGCGGCTGGCAGCGTGTTCAACAAGAAGTCCACCGAGACGCCGGCTCCAGTACCAACCCCCTGA
- the msrB gene encoding peptide-methionine (R)-S-oxide reductase MsrB, translating to MTYKVTKTEEEWREELGADRYAVLRKAGTERAWTGELLDEERAGLYTCAACNAELFKSGTKFDSGCGWPSFYESINPAAVELIEDNTLGMQRTEVRCANCGSHLGHVFPDGFGTPTGDRYCMNSLSLNFKAADEA from the coding sequence ATGACTTACAAAGTGACGAAGACCGAAGAGGAATGGCGCGAGGAGCTCGGCGCTGACCGGTACGCGGTTCTCCGCAAGGCTGGTACCGAGCGCGCCTGGACCGGCGAACTGCTCGACGAGGAGCGCGCCGGCCTGTACACCTGTGCCGCCTGCAACGCGGAACTGTTCAAGAGCGGCACCAAATTCGACTCCGGATGCGGCTGGCCGAGCTTCTACGAATCGATCAACCCCGCCGCGGTTGAGCTGATCGAGGACAACACGCTGGGTATGCAGCGCACCGAGGTGCGCTGTGCCAATTGCGGCTCGCACCTGGGACACGTCTTCCCGGACGGCTTCGGCACGCCCACCGGCGACCGCTACTGCATGAACTCGTTGTCGCTGAACTTCAAGGCGGCCGACGAAGCGTGA
- a CDS encoding DMT family transporter — protein MTSAASAKPAVSRPRPNRARSVGATLLAMVFGAMLAGQARVNGALGEQLGDGYLAALLSFVVSVLCTLAVLPFWRPGQAGIRALIRAVGARQIPWWHLAGGAAGALFVVAQSLTAAVLGVAMFTVASVSGQTIGGLVIDRTGFGSMPPTRLTWPRLTGSALALVAVVVAVSPQLQGDIPFWMLALPLVAGFGAGFQQAANGEVREASGSAHTAGLVSGVVGTAVLAVVVAGGLVITGPPPALPSDWWLYTGGLLGALFIAGGALVVRFTGVLLLGLGMIAGQLLASLVLDILLPTTDEPVHPVTVLGTVLTLIAVVVAAIPARARR, from the coding sequence GTGACATCCGCAGCCTCCGCCAAGCCGGCAGTTTCCCGGCCGAGACCGAACCGAGCACGATCCGTCGGCGCAACCCTGCTGGCGATGGTATTCGGCGCGATGCTCGCCGGCCAGGCGCGCGTCAATGGTGCGCTCGGCGAGCAACTCGGCGACGGTTACCTCGCAGCGCTGTTGTCATTCGTGGTGTCGGTGCTGTGCACGCTCGCGGTTCTGCCGTTCTGGCGCCCCGGGCAGGCCGGGATCCGCGCGCTGATACGTGCTGTCGGCGCACGCCAGATACCCTGGTGGCACCTGGCCGGTGGTGCCGCCGGCGCGCTGTTCGTGGTTGCGCAGTCTCTAACCGCCGCCGTGCTCGGCGTGGCCATGTTCACCGTGGCTTCGGTCAGCGGGCAGACCATCGGCGGCCTGGTCATCGACCGCACCGGCTTCGGCAGCATGCCGCCTACGCGGCTCACCTGGCCCCGGCTGACCGGCTCGGCGCTGGCGTTGGTGGCCGTGGTCGTCGCCGTATCTCCGCAACTGCAGGGCGATATCCCGTTCTGGATGCTGGCGCTGCCGCTGGTCGCCGGATTCGGGGCGGGCTTCCAGCAGGCCGCCAACGGGGAGGTGCGTGAGGCCAGCGGATCCGCGCACACCGCAGGGTTGGTCAGCGGGGTGGTCGGCACCGCGGTGCTCGCCGTGGTCGTCGCCGGCGGCCTTGTCATCACCGGGCCGCCCCCCGCGCTGCCGTCCGACTGGTGGCTGTACACCGGCGGCCTGCTCGGTGCACTGTTCATCGCGGGTGGCGCGCTCGTGGTGCGGTTCACCGGCGTGCTGCTGCTCGGGCTTGGGATGATCGCCGGTCAGCTGCTGGCGTCTCTGGTGCTCGATATCCTGCTTCCGACGACCGATGAACCGGTTCACCCGGTCACGGTCCTCGGCACAGTGCTGACCTTGATCGCCGTGGTGGTTGCCGCGATCCCCGCCAGAGCACGGAGGTGA
- a CDS encoding alpha/beta fold hydrolase encodes MSKMSEYVISADGTRIAFDRQGSGPPVILVDGAFQFRAFDPTTAELQQLLAERGFAVVRYDRRGRGESPAHAPITLAQTIEDLRAIVDELTDGADDAVALFGNSSGGAIALAAAAVGLPVSKLVLFEVPLDDELGTDGAEFLDGLRERIAVGDGSATVEYFMSDFPPEWVEGAKHSDAWAVMTGLAPSLEPDSESLAWTQSAARSALWAGIAAPTLVLVGSETLDVMRPAADSLVANLPHAELREVAASDHRWEPREMAITVAEFLVG; translated from the coding sequence ATGAGCAAGATGTCTGAGTATGTGATCAGCGCCGATGGCACGCGCATCGCGTTCGACCGTCAGGGTTCCGGGCCGCCGGTGATCCTGGTGGACGGGGCCTTCCAATTCCGTGCATTCGATCCGACGACCGCCGAACTTCAGCAGCTGTTGGCCGAGCGCGGGTTCGCAGTCGTCCGCTACGACCGGCGTGGCCGCGGCGAGAGCCCCGCTCACGCGCCCATCACGCTCGCGCAGACGATCGAAGATTTGCGGGCCATCGTCGATGAGCTCACCGATGGCGCCGACGACGCGGTCGCCTTGTTCGGCAATTCCTCCGGCGGAGCAATCGCCCTCGCCGCGGCCGCGGTTGGCCTGCCGGTCTCGAAGCTGGTGCTGTTCGAGGTGCCGCTCGATGACGAACTCGGCACCGACGGCGCGGAATTCCTTGACGGGCTCCGCGAACGGATCGCCGTGGGCGACGGTAGCGCGACCGTCGAGTACTTCATGAGCGACTTTCCTCCCGAGTGGGTCGAGGGTGCGAAGCACAGCGACGCCTGGGCGGTGATGACCGGCCTGGCGCCGAGCCTCGAACCCGACTCCGAGTCGCTCGCCTGGACTCAGTCCGCCGCGCGTTCTGCCCTGTGGGCGGGCATCGCCGCCCCAACCCTCGTGCTCGTCGGCAGTGAGACGCTCGACGTGATGCGTCCGGCCGCCGACTCGCTCGTCGCGAACCTGCCGCATGCCGAGCTTCGCGAGGTCGCGGCATCCGACCACCGGTGGGAGCCGCGCGAGATGGCGATCACGGTCGCGGAGTTCCTCGTCGGTTAG